A single Defluviitalea saccharophila DNA region contains:
- the atpD gene encoding F0F1 ATP synthase subunit beta, giving the protein MADANIGKIVQIIGPVLDIKFSPEHLPALNNAIIITRQDGEKLTVEVAQHMGDDVVRCVAMASTDGLMRGMEAVDTGSPICVPVGEHTLGRIFNVVGEAIDNKPTPKTEEKWSIHRPAPAFEEQSTEIEILETGIKVVDLLCPYSKGGKIGLFGGAGVGKTVLIQELIRNIATEHGGVSVFTGVGERTREGNDLYYEMASSGVLDKTTMVFGQMNEPPGARMRVGLTGLTMAEYFRDKTGQDVLLFIDNIFRFIQAGSEVSALLGRMPSAVGYQPTLATEVGALQERITSTKKGSITSVQAVYVPADDLTDPAPATTFAHLDATTVLSRAIVELGIYPAVDPLDSTSRILDPAIVGEEHYEVARGVQAILQRYKELQDIIAMLGMDELSEEDKLIVSRARKVQRFLSQPFFVAENFTGMAGKYVPLKETIRGFKEIIEGKHDDLPETAFHMVGTIDDAIENAKTL; this is encoded by the coding sequence ATGGCGGATGCAAATATAGGGAAAATCGTACAAATTATAGGACCTGTATTGGACATTAAATTTTCCCCCGAGCATCTTCCTGCACTTAATAATGCAATCATTATTACAAGGCAGGATGGAGAAAAGCTGACTGTAGAAGTTGCACAGCATATGGGAGATGATGTTGTAAGATGTGTTGCGATGGCATCTACGGACGGCTTGATGAGGGGAATGGAAGCTGTTGATACAGGAAGTCCTATTTGTGTACCTGTAGGAGAACATACTCTCGGCAGAATCTTTAATGTCGTTGGAGAGGCTATTGATAATAAGCCAACTCCAAAAACCGAAGAAAAATGGTCTATTCATAGACCGGCTCCGGCCTTTGAAGAACAGTCCACAGAAATTGAGATCCTGGAAACAGGAATTAAAGTTGTAGACCTTCTATGCCCCTATTCAAAAGGTGGAAAGATTGGACTTTTTGGAGGTGCGGGAGTAGGTAAAACTGTATTGATTCAAGAATTGATCAGAAATATTGCTACAGAGCATGGGGGCGTTTCCGTATTTACCGGGGTTGGTGAAAGAACAAGGGAAGGAAATGACCTCTATTACGAAATGGCAAGCTCTGGAGTATTGGATAAAACAACCATGGTGTTCGGACAGATGAACGAACCACCAGGAGCCAGAATGAGAGTAGGGCTTACCGGTCTTACTATGGCAGAGTACTTCAGAGATAAAACCGGACAAGACGTACTTTTATTCATTGATAATATTTTCCGTTTCATTCAAGCGGGATCTGAAGTTTCAGCACTTTTGGGACGTATGCCCAGTGCCGTAGGATATCAGCCTACCCTTGCAACTGAAGTAGGGGCATTGCAGGAAAGAATTACATCAACTAAAAAAGGCTCCATTACATCAGTTCAGGCAGTATATGTACCTGCCGATGACTTAACGGACCCAGCACCGGCGACTACTTTCGCGCATCTTGATGCGACCACAGTACTTTCCCGTGCCATTGTTGAGTTGGGAATTTATCCTGCGGTTGACCCACTGGATTCCACTTCAAGAATATTAGACCCTGCTATTGTAGGGGAAGAGCATTATGAAGTAGCCAGAGGAGTGCAAGCGATACTCCAAAGATACAAAGAACTTCAGGATATTATCGCTATGTTAGGAATGGACGAATTATCTGAAGAAGATAAGTTGATTGTAAGCCGTGCAAGAAAAGTACAGCGTTTCTTGTCTCAACCTTTCTTCGTGGCAGAAAACTTTACCGGAATGGCAGGAAAATACGTTCCGTTAAAAGAAACTATAAGAGGCTTTAAAGAAATAATAGAAGGAAAACATGACGACCTTCCGGAAACTGCATTCCATATGGTTGGAACCATTGACGATGCTATAGAAAATGCCAAAACATTGTAG
- a CDS encoding F0F1 ATP synthase subunit epsilon, whose amino-acid sequence MKIQLQIITPERNFFDGEVDRVSFRTTEGDIGILPDHEPLTTIISIGTIRIKQDGNEKKASLIGGFAEVQPDKVTILTDAAEWPEEIDVARAEEAKRRAEERLANRTSDINIARAESALRRALVRLELSKYNK is encoded by the coding sequence ATGAAAATACAACTTCAAATCATTACACCAGAAAGAAATTTTTTTGATGGAGAGGTAGACCGCGTAAGTTTTCGAACCACTGAGGGAGATATCGGGATATTACCGGATCATGAACCTTTAACAACGATCATTTCCATTGGTACTATTCGTATTAAACAAGATGGAAATGAAAAGAAAGCATCCTTAATTGGAGGTTTTGCAGAGGTACAACCGGATAAGGTTACCATTCTTACCGATGCAGCGGAGTGGCCGGAGGAAATAGATGTAGCCAGAGCAGAAGAAGCTAAAAGAAGAGCAGAAGAAAGATTGGCAAACAGAACTTCGGATATTAATATAGCTCGAGCTGAAAGTGCCTTAAGACGAGCACTTGTAAGGCTTGAACTTAGTAAATATAATAAATAA
- the atpG gene encoding ATP synthase F1 subunit gamma has product MASIRNIKRRIKSVHSTSQITKAMKLVSTAKMQKARKNLEETRPFFLTMQKTISSIVHGSRGISHPYIKEREVKNTMYIVMASDRGLAGGYNANVCKQALQHMGQKQNVKFIVIGKKARDFFTRRKYNIHEAHLGISENPRYSHAARVGETVLDLYMKEEIDEVYLVYTAFKSTIQQVPTVKKVLPVDVSEFNEVKDSKEEDTLMSYEPSPEGVLEHVIPKYINSIIYGAMVESAASEQGARMTAMDSATENAMDIIDRLTVEYNRARQASITQEITEIVGGSEALK; this is encoded by the coding sequence TAAAAAGACGAATTAAAAGTGTTCACAGTACCAGCCAAATTACAAAGGCAATGAAACTCGTTTCCACAGCCAAGATGCAAAAAGCAAGAAAAAATCTGGAAGAAACCAGACCATTCTTTTTAACAATGCAAAAAACTATTTCTTCTATTGTGCATGGAAGTAGAGGAATCAGCCATCCATACATAAAAGAAAGAGAAGTTAAGAATACAATGTATATTGTTATGGCTTCAGACAGGGGCTTGGCTGGAGGATACAATGCCAATGTATGTAAGCAGGCTCTGCAGCATATGGGACAAAAGCAGAATGTAAAATTTATAGTTATAGGAAAAAAAGCAAGAGACTTCTTTACCAGAAGAAAATACAATATTCATGAAGCGCATTTAGGAATTTCGGAAAACCCCAGATACTCCCATGCTGCTAGAGTAGGGGAAACGGTATTGGATTTATACATGAAAGAAGAGATTGATGAAGTATATTTAGTTTATACTGCTTTTAAATCCACTATTCAACAAGTACCTACAGTAAAGAAAGTATTGCCGGTTGACGTTTCAGAATTTAACGAAGTCAAAGACTCAAAAGAAGAAGATACTTTAATGTCCTATGAACCTTCGCCTGAAGGGGTTTTAGAACATGTTATTCCAAAGTATATCAATAGCATTATCTACGGAGCTATGGTTGAGTCTGCTGCCAGTGAACAGGGAGCAAGAATGACTGCTATGGACTCTGCAACAGAAAATGCTATGGATATCATCGACAGATTAACAGTGGAATACAACAGAGCAAGGCAAGCAAGTATTACCCAAGAAATAACCGAAATTGTAGGCGGATCAGAAGCTTTGAAGTAA